In Spea bombifrons isolate aSpeBom1 chromosome 12, aSpeBom1.2.pri, whole genome shotgun sequence, the following proteins share a genomic window:
- the LOC128470278 gene encoding indolethylamine N-methyltransferase-like gives METFTKQETYIREFDPHDYFDTYYSPKAGALSGEWLKFALTNLHEAFSQGGVKGKNLIDIGAGPAIYQLLTACEVFETIITSDFLEQNRTELQKWLKNEQGALDWMEIVKFVCNLEGNSESWEKKEEKLRRTVKLVLKCDVLKRNPFEPLILQPADCIISCLCLEAPCQDVVSYCTVLKNLKDLLKPGGHILIQSALNSTFYFVGEKRFSSLKLTKEDLKKVFEEAGYEIEKIIVAPREDMSRMDISDYDSYYYVHARKPLTA, from the exons ATGGAAACCTTTACAAAACAAGAAACTTACATCCGGGAATTTGATCCACATGATTACTTTGACACATATTATAGTCCAAAAGCAGGAGCTTTATCTGGGGAATGGTTAAAATTTGCCTTAACAAACCTCCATGAAGCTTTCTCTCAAG GTGGTGTCAAAGGAAAAAATCTGATCGACATTGGTGCCGGCCCAGCCATCTATCAGTTACTAACGGCTTGTGAGGTTTTTGAGACCATAATCACCTCTGATTTTCTTGAGCAAAACCGTACTGAGctccaaaaatggctgaaaaaTGAGCAGGGGGCATTAGACTGGATGGAAATAGTCAAATTTGTTTGTAACTTAGAAGGAAACAG TGAGAGCtgggagaaaaaagaagagaaactccGTAGAACAGTGAAACTGGTTCTAAAATGTGATGTGCTAAAAAGGAATCCATTTGAGCCCCTAATTCTACAGCCAGCCGATTGTATAATAAGCTGCCTTTGCTTGGAGGCACCGTGTCAGGATGTGGTGTCCTACTGCACGGTCTTGAAAAATTTAAAGGACTTGCTAAAACCTGGTGGTCATATTCTAATACAGAGTGCCCTAAATAGCACATTCTATTTTGTTGGTGAAAAAAGATTTTCTTCATTGAAATTAACAAAGGAGGACCTTAAGAAGGTTTTTGAAGAAGCAGGTTATGAAATTGAGAAAATTATAGTTGCCCCACGTGAGGATATGTCAAGAATGGACATTAGTGATTACGACAGCTATTACTATGTCCATGCCCGTAAACCACTTACTGCATAA